In a genomic window of uncultured Sphaerochaeta sp.:
- a CDS encoding EAL domain-containing protein, translating to MEEEARKAPEQGAFLSINNLPGGVGVYELGDSIRATYLSRGLAKLLRYSSKDYHTYSELDLLDSIHEQDLKQVRSTFVRLRRNHRELDLEFRLKGDEDHWIRILGRFARFHGQFPVYYLVASDTTEARQSSLLLEQQNARWQFAFSHSTLEMWEFHSKQNTVHTLSRTILSGNPPMHGENPLDLLEKSGIIHPSYLATVKDDFALLVQGLEADSIFLVRSMDQSYRWVRSSYTFIKGTDVALGIFSDVHDEIETRLQMVGKHRSFFSAFHIETGRPALANERVRLMLGPNGNFYDVYEKILFHSLHPDCRKQFSSISTAQHLKELVSSGKKELTIETRMQHPSHAEQGYRYVRFSLSISSFGGTSIAYIAVQDIHERKQSEMELLKRAQRDPLSQLFNRLSMEELITRHLEEEKDKGGAFFLIDIDLFKQINDTYGHDLGDQIIRHFAHLMQTFFPKEAVIGRLGGDEFVVFLPRCENQEAYLEMGKAFCSHVAKNRTTGIACTCSVGLSFFPTEGTTFKDLYHCADLALYRSKEQGRNQCTRFDHSMDRSKPFVLTNHALILDNLPDAIYLCDAETYELFFLNKQARLRFGQDRNYQGKRCYEALYKRTEPCPFCKIEELSCNAFLHWEMHDEQGNSTLCKETLVLFNERTAKIAVLVDQVQQAKTIAMHRQAKPTMVFPDFSSYLADLHYGGESWDYDAASDTLTFLRIHDRTTQHVVINHFLLNPTDAHMLHPNDIPTFSSFITERLHTASNAPTMVRLLSGMDQYEYYLLKCNPVVDAGNDIVRIGGQLIRFAAYGFEKRASLMPTILFEMSVALIVLSFGSDLHYLFSNRMAHTLLDLDEKQLHADVLGWLEENGRNQLLERLAKLQLNVERNASYLLETQKGKFLQVSCHLGPCYSKDQVVTLTLQDTSRERQLVAINRRMQNLVEEGLQGIAVCKRTTDTLSIHYVNATLARMLGYERVQLSSLLDANSMEIFHPEDRAILIREIDSQSLGGEHRSFRLRLLTCTGESLWCDIMFRQVGIVGRGEPFSLLFDDITEEMANQQEMKKTVDQLSFALNHNLLTGLYTRQRFYEETRRLLDAHPAERYVMVFWNVERFSVLNELLSFETGNQVLQWIAKDLRSFVQNKGLYAHLEADHFAACLPTRLCDVQNLSTVINTKQLSADIGYTLTVVFGLYEIEDQTMEVSQLLDRAYAAAKESRNTYHQGYAFYQPSFRSDTFNEQEVLNEMHQALESGQFTFYLQPIMQLPDKKIISGEALVRWLHPKRGIIEPIQFIPVFERYGFITTLDLYLLEQICKFQTALISQGTAPIPISLNLSRVDLTSRDIVSRIIAIVTKYGVPTDLIQLEVTESAYIDNPMQMCKVVEALQKAGFTILMDDFGTGYSSLHMLYHLPLDILKIDRSFVRTFSENERSRQILSTLVQLGKSMQLQVIAEGIECEEQETYLVGLGCNHLQGYLYHKAVDVQTFQSLLGRG from the coding sequence ATGGAAGAAGAGGCAAGAAAGGCCCCGGAACAAGGGGCCTTTCTCTCCATAAACAATCTACCGGGCGGAGTTGGTGTCTATGAGCTGGGGGACAGCATCAGGGCTACCTATTTGAGCCGGGGATTGGCAAAACTCTTACGGTACAGCAGCAAGGATTACCATACCTATTCTGAACTGGATCTGCTGGACAGCATTCATGAGCAGGACCTGAAACAGGTTCGTTCTACGTTTGTGAGACTTCGCAGAAACCATAGGGAGCTTGATCTTGAGTTCCGCCTCAAAGGCGATGAAGACCACTGGATTCGCATTCTTGGCCGCTTCGCACGCTTCCACGGGCAGTTTCCCGTCTATTACCTGGTTGCCAGCGATACCACCGAAGCAAGGCAGAGCAGCCTCTTGCTGGAACAGCAGAATGCCCGATGGCAGTTTGCCTTCTCCCATTCTACCTTGGAGATGTGGGAGTTCCACAGCAAGCAAAACACCGTACACACCCTTTCACGGACAATTCTCTCGGGCAATCCTCCTATGCATGGCGAGAATCCCCTCGATCTGCTTGAAAAGAGTGGCATCATCCATCCTTCCTATCTGGCTACCGTCAAGGATGATTTTGCCTTGCTTGTGCAAGGACTGGAAGCTGATTCCATCTTCCTCGTCAGATCCATGGACCAAAGCTATCGATGGGTACGGTCCAGTTACACCTTCATCAAGGGCACTGATGTTGCCTTGGGAATCTTCTCGGATGTGCATGATGAGATTGAGACACGTCTGCAGATGGTGGGAAAGCATCGCTCTTTTTTCAGCGCCTTCCATATCGAGACCGGTCGTCCCGCGCTCGCCAATGAGCGAGTCAGATTGATGCTTGGACCGAATGGCAACTTCTATGATGTGTATGAGAAAATCCTTTTCCATTCCTTGCATCCCGACTGCAGGAAACAATTCTCAAGCATCAGCACAGCCCAACACCTCAAGGAGTTGGTATCATCGGGGAAGAAGGAACTCACCATCGAAACAAGGATGCAGCATCCTTCGCATGCTGAACAAGGGTATCGCTATGTCCGTTTTTCCTTGAGCATCTCCTCCTTCGGTGGGACCAGCATTGCCTACATAGCTGTCCAGGACATTCATGAGCGCAAACAGTCTGAGATGGAGTTGCTCAAACGTGCACAGCGTGATCCTTTGAGCCAGTTGTTCAACCGTCTGTCCATGGAAGAGCTGATCACCCGGCATTTGGAGGAAGAGAAAGACAAAGGCGGAGCTTTCTTTCTCATCGACATTGACTTGTTCAAGCAGATCAACGATACGTATGGCCACGACCTGGGCGATCAGATCATCAGGCATTTTGCGCACCTCATGCAGACGTTCTTTCCCAAGGAAGCCGTCATCGGCCGGCTTGGAGGCGATGAGTTTGTCGTTTTTCTTCCTCGTTGCGAAAACCAGGAAGCATATCTTGAGATGGGAAAGGCCTTCTGCAGCCATGTCGCAAAGAACAGGACGACCGGGATTGCCTGCACGTGTTCGGTCGGCTTGAGTTTTTTCCCCACAGAAGGCACTACGTTCAAGGACCTCTATCACTGTGCGGATCTCGCGTTGTATCGTTCGAAGGAACAGGGAAGAAACCAGTGTACGCGCTTCGATCATTCGATGGACCGAAGCAAACCCTTTGTACTGACCAACCACGCCTTGATCCTGGACAATCTCCCCGATGCCATCTACTTGTGCGATGCTGAGACCTATGAGTTGTTCTTCCTCAACAAGCAAGCAAGGTTGCGGTTTGGTCAGGATAGGAATTACCAAGGCAAGCGTTGCTATGAGGCATTGTACAAGAGAACAGAACCCTGTCCATTCTGCAAGATCGAAGAGCTTTCCTGCAATGCCTTCCTGCACTGGGAGATGCATGATGAACAGGGAAACTCAACCCTGTGCAAGGAAACCCTGGTGCTTTTCAATGAGCGCACAGCCAAGATTGCCGTATTGGTTGATCAGGTGCAGCAAGCAAAGACCATAGCAATGCATCGCCAGGCAAAGCCGACCATGGTGTTCCCTGACTTCTCTTCCTACCTCGCCGACCTGCATTATGGAGGGGAGAGCTGGGACTATGATGCAGCTTCCGACACGTTGACCTTTTTGCGCATCCATGACAGGACAACCCAACATGTTGTGATCAATCATTTTCTGCTCAACCCGACAGATGCACACATGCTCCATCCCAATGATATTCCGACTTTCAGCTCATTCATCACAGAACGTTTGCATACGGCAAGCAATGCACCAACCATGGTCAGACTGCTCAGTGGTATGGATCAATACGAATACTATCTGTTGAAATGCAATCCCGTCGTTGATGCAGGGAACGATATCGTTCGCATCGGTGGGCAATTGATCAGGTTTGCAGCGTATGGGTTTGAGAAGAGAGCGAGCTTGATGCCTACCATTCTCTTTGAGATGTCAGTGGCCCTGATCGTCCTCTCTTTCGGCAGCGATCTTCACTACCTATTTTCCAACAGGATGGCACACACCTTGCTCGACCTCGATGAAAAGCAGTTGCATGCTGATGTCCTGGGATGGCTGGAAGAGAACGGAAGAAACCAGCTCCTGGAGAGACTGGCAAAATTGCAGCTCAATGTGGAGCGAAATGCCAGTTATCTCTTGGAAACCCAAAAGGGGAAGTTCCTGCAAGTAAGTTGCCATCTGGGTCCTTGCTACAGCAAAGACCAAGTGGTGACCCTGACTCTGCAGGATACAAGCCGGGAGCGGCAACTGGTTGCCATCAACCGAAGGATGCAAAATCTTGTTGAGGAAGGCTTGCAGGGCATTGCAGTTTGCAAACGAACGACGGATACGCTTTCGATACACTATGTGAATGCAACCCTGGCACGAATGCTTGGTTATGAGCGAGTACAGCTTTCATCGCTGCTGGATGCTAATTCCATGGAGATATTCCATCCTGAGGATAGGGCGATCCTGATCCGGGAAATCGACAGCCAGAGTCTGGGAGGGGAACACAGGTCCTTCCGGCTGCGCCTGTTGACCTGCACGGGAGAAAGCCTATGGTGTGACATCATGTTCCGCCAGGTGGGAATTGTGGGGAGGGGAGAGCCCTTCAGCCTGCTCTTTGATGACATTACCGAGGAAATGGCCAATCAGCAGGAGATGAAGAAGACGGTTGACCAACTCAGCTTCGCCCTCAATCACAACCTGCTCACCGGTCTCTACACCCGTCAGCGCTTCTATGAGGAGACCCGTCGTCTGCTGGATGCGCATCCTGCTGAACGCTATGTCATGGTGTTCTGGAATGTGGAGCGTTTCTCGGTCCTCAATGAGCTGCTCAGCTTTGAAACAGGCAATCAGGTACTGCAGTGGATAGCCAAGGATCTCAGGTCCTTTGTCCAAAACAAGGGTTTGTATGCACATCTTGAGGCTGACCATTTTGCAGCCTGTTTGCCCACCCGCTTGTGTGATGTGCAAAACCTCAGCACGGTGATCAATACCAAACAGCTCAGTGCCGACATAGGATACACCTTGACCGTGGTGTTCGGTCTCTATGAGATCGAAGACCAAACGATGGAGGTGAGCCAACTGCTGGACCGTGCCTATGCTGCAGCAAAAGAGAGCAGAAACACCTATCATCAGGGCTATGCATTCTATCAGCCGTCTTTCCGCTCCGACACGTTCAATGAGCAGGAAGTGCTCAATGAGATGCATCAGGCCTTGGAGAGCGGGCAGTTCACCTTCTACTTGCAACCGATCATGCAGCTTCCGGACAAGAAGATCATAAGCGGCGAAGCCCTGGTACGCTGGTTGCATCCCAAGCGGGGCATCATCGAACCTATCCAATTCATCCCGGTGTTTGAGCGGTATGGATTCATCACCACGTTGGATCTGTACCTTCTGGAGCAGATCTGCAAATTCCAGACTGCATTGATTTCCCAAGGAACTGCGCCGATTCCCATCTCGCTCAACCTCTCACGGGTGGATCTGACCAGTCGTGACATCGTATCACGCATCATTGCCATCGTGACCAAGTATGGCGTGCCGACCGATTTGATCCAGCTTGAAGTGACTGAATCGGCTTACATCGACAATCCGATGCAGATGTGCAAGGTAGTCGAAGCATTGCAAAAGGCAGGGTTCACCATCCTCATGGATGATTTCGGTACCGGCTACTCTTCGCTGCATATGCTCTATCATCTACCCTTGGATATCCTGAAGATAGACCGCTCGTTTGTACGCACGTTTTCCGAGAACGAACGTTCACGACAGATCCTCTCCACCTTGGTGCAGTTGGGAAAGAGCATGCAACTCCAAGTCATTGCCGAGGGCATTGAGTGCGAGGAGCAGGAAACGTATCTGGTGGGACTCGGGTGCAATCACCTGCAAGGGTATCTCTACCACAAGGCAGTTGATGTACAAACCTTTCAGTCTTTGCTCGGGCGTGGTTGA
- a CDS encoding YggS family pyridoxal phosphate-dependent enzyme has protein sequence MHDVHSRWEAILESISLSAGKAGRNAGEIELMAVSKTHPYEAISELFACGQLLFGENRVQEAEQKFPLARPVGMDLHLIGHLQSNKAKKAVSLFDAIDSVDSVKLAEKLESLLSRPLPILLEYKTALGDREKSGFSTPDELFFALEKLSDYRHLTVRGLMTIGPLGAGERETRAAFAALYNLAEQAKLRFPAMDFSTLSMGMSQDFGWAIEEGSTRIRVGTALFGAREYV, from the coding sequence ATGCATGATGTACACAGCCGTTGGGAGGCCATTCTCGAATCCATTTCCCTCTCCGCAGGGAAGGCTGGGAGAAATGCAGGCGAGATTGAGCTGATGGCGGTGAGCAAAACCCATCCCTATGAGGCCATCTCCGAACTTTTTGCATGCGGACAGCTTCTGTTCGGAGAGAACCGGGTGCAGGAAGCAGAGCAGAAGTTTCCCCTTGCCAGACCTGTTGGCATGGATTTGCACCTTATCGGCCATCTGCAGTCGAACAAGGCGAAGAAAGCGGTTTCTCTCTTTGATGCCATCGACAGTGTCGATTCCGTGAAACTCGCAGAGAAGCTGGAGAGCCTGCTCTCCCGGCCGCTTCCCATCTTGCTTGAGTACAAGACGGCACTCGGCGATCGTGAGAAAAGTGGATTCTCAACGCCGGATGAGCTTTTTTTTGCACTGGAGAAACTCTCTGATTATCGCCATCTCACGGTCAGGGGGCTGATGACCATCGGACCATTGGGAGCAGGCGAGCGCGAAACAAGAGCGGCTTTTGCCGCACTGTACAACCTTGCCGAGCAAGCCAAGCTCCGGTTCCCTGCCATGGACTTCTCCACCTTGAGCATGGGGATGAGCCAGGATTTTGGGTGGGCTATTGAGGAAGGATCGACACGCATCCGGGTTGGTACTGCTCTCTTCGGTGCACGGGAGTATGTATGA
- a CDS encoding RluA family pseudouridine synthase has translation MGVKDGRIELVVSGVGDEKKRLDAYVGQATTSISRSTLSDERTCILLNGKSAKKSKPVRDGDVIVVTYAETFFEGLKPQQIELDVLYEDADLLVINKKQGMVVHPGAGNTEDTVVNALLYRYGENFADELNGSDDDEEPEPEESAVRPGIVHRLDKDTSGVLVIARNRAAHRHLSDQFKERTTRKVYIAVAKGRFSQPKGVIEAHLKRDSADRKRFTTCGDEEGRTAKTEYQVLRQYTSCALLRIVLHTGRTHQIRVHLKSIAHPLVGDPIYGKEDGQTLMLHALELEVESPSTGKRIRCKAPLPSRFSTYLRATPRPSSAPVRSR, from the coding sequence ATGGGAGTGAAAGACGGGCGCATCGAACTGGTTGTAAGTGGGGTGGGGGACGAGAAAAAACGCCTTGATGCGTATGTCGGCCAAGCAACAACCAGTATTTCCCGTTCCACCCTCAGTGATGAGCGTACCTGCATCCTGCTCAATGGCAAGAGCGCGAAGAAAAGCAAACCGGTCCGTGATGGGGATGTCATTGTGGTGACGTATGCAGAAACCTTCTTTGAAGGTCTGAAGCCCCAGCAGATTGAACTGGATGTCCTGTACGAGGATGCAGATCTTTTGGTCATCAACAAGAAGCAGGGTATGGTGGTGCACCCAGGGGCTGGCAATACCGAAGATACGGTGGTCAATGCCCTTCTTTACCGGTATGGGGAGAACTTTGCCGATGAGCTGAATGGATCCGATGATGATGAGGAACCTGAACCAGAGGAATCAGCGGTGCGTCCGGGTATTGTGCATCGCCTGGACAAGGATACCAGCGGCGTTTTGGTGATTGCCCGCAACAGAGCTGCGCATCGGCATCTCAGTGACCAGTTCAAGGAGAGAACCACAAGGAAAGTCTACATTGCGGTTGCAAAAGGTCGGTTTTCCCAGCCCAAAGGCGTGATAGAGGCACATCTCAAGCGGGACAGTGCTGACCGCAAGCGATTCACCACCTGCGGCGATGAGGAGGGACGGACGGCAAAAACCGAGTACCAGGTACTTCGCCAATACACCTCATGTGCACTGCTCAGGATAGTCCTGCATACCGGGCGCACCCATCAGATCAGGGTGCATCTGAAATCCATCGCCCACCCTTTGGTGGGGGATCCGATCTATGGCAAAGAGGATGGGCAGACGCTCATGCTCCACGCCCTCGAACTTGAGGTGGAAAGCCCCTCCACCGGCAAGCGGATCAGGTGCAAGGCACCGCTACCCAGTCGGTTTTCCACCTATTTGCGAGCTACTCCTCGTCCCTCCAGTGCTCCCGTTCGGTCTCGATAG
- a CDS encoding MBL fold metallo-hydrolase gives MNIYQHFSVVGFCNTYLVAPKHGSEALLIDPGHVDLELIHLIESNHYKLKHVLLTHRHTAHIEGLGTLRKIYDITVHASSFSAYEFAYESLEDKEILDICNLSVEVIHVPGHSLDSMVYKIDHALFTGDTLLCGRIGSTPGYREQALLLNSISQRLMSLDENILLFPGHGTASKLRIERMFNHDLLQLGTIETEREHWRDEE, from the coding sequence TTGAACATCTACCAGCACTTCAGCGTCGTAGGGTTTTGCAACACCTATCTGGTGGCACCGAAACACGGCTCCGAGGCCCTGCTCATTGACCCGGGCCATGTGGATCTGGAGCTCATCCACCTCATAGAATCCAACCACTACAAGCTCAAGCATGTCTTGCTCACCCACCGCCATACTGCCCACATTGAAGGCTTGGGGACGCTGAGAAAGATTTATGACATCACCGTACATGCCTCGTCCTTCAGCGCCTATGAGTTCGCCTATGAAAGTCTGGAAGACAAGGAGATTCTGGATATCTGCAATCTGTCGGTTGAGGTGATCCATGTGCCGGGACACAGCCTGGATAGTATGGTCTACAAAATCGATCACGCACTGTTTACCGGTGATACCCTGCTGTGCGGGAGGATCGGCTCAACGCCAGGCTACCGTGAACAAGCCTTGCTGCTGAATTCCATAAGCCAGAGGCTGATGAGCCTGGATGAGAATATCCTTCTGTTTCCCGGTCATGGAACGGCGAGCAAGCTGCGCATAGAGCGCATGTTCAACCACGACCTTCTGCAACTCGGTACTATCGAGACCGAACGGGAGCACTGGAGGGACGAGGAGTAG